In Cloacibacterium caeni, a single window of DNA contains:
- the bshC gene encoding bacillithiol biosynthesis cysteine-adding enzyme BshC, translated as MPKFKFPFQDLETIPKLIKDFLQQEIPHFSAYQFTLENALLQAEKKANNYTLEQRKILVDVLRAQHQHLDLSAKQSQHLDLLLSENTFTVTTGHQLNLFSGPVFFVYKILQTIKTADFLTQNSDKNFVPIFWLATEDHDFEEINHFKTANGFYQVKGNSGGAVGRIIIEDNSFLEEFEKEFKDDVFGTQLILLAKKAYQKGRTFAEATKILVQEIFAEFGLLMIDGDDVLLKNQMQNIFKEELVNQTTHYFSQENVKFLTEKYGKVQVNPREINLFYLSDTRNRIEFDGEQFQIVDKNLTFALEELAEDWSKISPNALLRPVFQEKVLPNIAYIGGNAEIMYWLEMPKVFEKFGIEFPLLVPRNSMLFLRKKTLDKIEKSGVALKYFLGDFQKFLNQKLLKESELNADLENREQLLKENFEILKNKASLTAVTFRNMVEAEETRQLKSFQKFKKRLLRAEKILHADKIDYLQRLYSEIHPANNWQERSLNFSVFFAENGEKWLENCYQKMEVLNSVLIVSEF; from the coding sequence ATGCCGAAGTTTAAATTTCCGTTTCAAGATTTAGAAACCATCCCGAAATTAATCAAAGACTTTCTTCAACAAGAAATTCCGCATTTTTCTGCATATCAGTTTACCCTAGAAAACGCATTGTTACAAGCAGAAAAAAAAGCAAATAACTATACATTAGAGCAAAGAAAAATACTGGTAGACGTTCTTAGAGCGCAGCATCAGCATTTAGATTTAAGTGCTAAGCAATCACAGCATTTAGATTTGCTCTTATCCGAAAATACTTTTACTGTAACTACAGGTCATCAGTTGAATTTATTTTCTGGGCCAGTATTTTTTGTCTACAAAATTTTACAAACCATCAAAACGGCCGATTTTTTAACTCAAAATTCAGATAAAAATTTTGTTCCTATTTTTTGGTTGGCTACAGAAGACCACGATTTTGAGGAGATTAATCATTTTAAAACTGCAAATGGATTTTATCAAGTCAAAGGAAATTCTGGTGGTGCAGTTGGCAGAATTATTATAGAAGACAATAGTTTTTTAGAAGAATTCGAAAAAGAGTTTAAAGATGATGTTTTCGGAACACAGCTTATTCTTCTTGCCAAAAAAGCTTATCAAAAAGGAAGAACTTTTGCCGAAGCTACAAAGATTTTGGTTCAAGAAATTTTTGCAGAGTTTGGACTTTTAATGATAGATGGAGACGATGTTTTGCTCAAAAATCAAATGCAAAATATCTTTAAGGAAGAATTGGTGAACCAAACTACCCATTATTTTTCTCAAGAAAATGTAAAATTCCTAACCGAGAAATACGGAAAAGTACAAGTAAACCCTAGAGAAATTAACCTTTTCTACTTGTCTGATACCAGAAATAGAATAGAATTTGATGGGGAACAATTTCAGATTGTAGATAAAAATCTCACGTTTGCTTTAGAAGAATTAGCAGAAGATTGGTCTAAAATTTCACCGAATGCTTTGCTAAGACCAGTTTTTCAAGAAAAAGTTTTGCCCAATATTGCATACATTGGTGGGAATGCAGAAATCATGTATTGGTTAGAGATGCCAAAGGTTTTTGAGAAATTTGGGATAGAATTTCCTCTTTTGGTTCCTAGAAACTCTATGTTGTTCCTAAGAAAGAAAACTTTAGATAAAATAGAAAAATCTGGAGTAGCACTAAAATACTTTTTAGGAGATTTCCAGAAATTCTTAAATCAAAAATTGCTGAAAGAATCAGAATTGAATGCCGATTTAGAAAACCGAGAGCAATTGTTAAAAGAAAATTTTGAAATTTTAAAAAATAAAGCTTCACTTACTGCCGTTACCTTTAGGAATATGGTAGAAGCAGAAGAAACAAGACAATTGAAGTCTTTTCAGAAATTTAAGAAAAGATTGTTACGTGCAGAAAAAATTCTTCACGCAGATAAAATAGATTATCTTCAGCGTTTGTATTCAGAAATTCACCCTGCTAATAATTGGCAAGAAAGAAGCCTCAATTTCAGTGTCTTTTTCGCAGAAAATGGCGAAAAATGGCTCGAAAATTGTTACCAAAAAATGGAGGTTTTAAATTCTGTCTTAATTGTTAGCGAATTTTAG
- a CDS encoding putative porin, which yields MKYILFIIFFAVHFLGAQIVNKTDGNVPSDTLIIDKGGKDSLKIFKPTINDYQHYTQFSEKKIFDTVFTIDKSYQFTQYNNQDNFGKIQFANIGSGFQDLMFRVNKEQNLALLPTRKSHFILGVDDVKYYDVKTPTTSFIYHNAMKQGAALKTTYTQNVGKNFNVALEYMGLRSQGVYQRELAASNNFVLSSRFNSKNNRYRFFTHYIHQNVNNEENGGIEDLSLFLGDDTRFNNRQNLAVNLTSTDSRFSYRRYYFSQEFQFVNSEKYPFKVRHTIFHQANKYWYKQQGFESFYDSDVVEDYGTSAYKFSKNLSNTFTLLFDKPTFKLEAGVRHQMINLGTDKELPAIVGVSIPLDNKENRFGAVGNLEIKLWDKVDLKSNVEYSNGSTFGNFLRSENNLKLEPIKDYVLDAHVNLQTSKPSFNYLINPSFYQNFNYNFLDAKNESTLEIGGKVNLKWFQSSVFANYFRIENYTYIGADYQSKQSESSLNISQIGGEATFSYWRLNFNTKLLFQSALSEKNLYPMPSFIGRLNAYYQAKAFKDAAEIQTGIKVYYFSKFNSREYFPVLNEFAVSANTASIGGQPIADAYFNMKVKRMLIYAEAQHVNTTFMKNKSFAAPNYPIYDFRLNLGIVWYLFH from the coding sequence ATGAAATACATCTTATTCATCATATTTTTTGCAGTACATTTTTTAGGCGCTCAAATTGTTAATAAAACCGATGGAAATGTTCCTTCTGATACATTAATAATAGATAAAGGTGGTAAAGATTCTTTGAAAATCTTTAAGCCAACCATAAATGACTACCAGCATTATACTCAGTTTTCTGAAAAGAAAATTTTTGATACCGTTTTTACAATAGACAAATCTTATCAATTTACACAATACAATAACCAAGACAACTTTGGGAAAATCCAATTTGCCAACATCGGTTCTGGATTTCAAGATTTAATGTTTCGTGTCAATAAAGAACAAAACTTAGCGTTATTACCTACTCGAAAATCACATTTTATTTTGGGAGTAGATGATGTTAAATATTATGATGTAAAAACGCCCACTACATCTTTCATCTACCATAATGCTATGAAACAAGGAGCAGCATTGAAAACTACTTATACTCAAAATGTAGGAAAAAATTTCAACGTAGCCTTAGAATATATGGGATTACGTTCTCAAGGTGTATACCAAAGAGAATTAGCCGCTTCTAATAATTTCGTTTTATCTTCTCGTTTTAATTCTAAGAATAATCGTTATCGATTTTTCACACATTACATTCACCAGAACGTAAACAACGAAGAAAATGGTGGAATAGAAGATTTAAGCCTTTTTTTAGGAGATGACACTCGTTTTAATAATAGACAGAATCTTGCCGTAAACCTTACATCTACGGATTCAAGATTTTCGTACAGAAGATATTATTTCTCTCAGGAATTTCAGTTTGTAAATTCAGAGAAATATCCTTTTAAAGTGAGACATACTATTTTCCATCAAGCCAATAAATATTGGTATAAACAACAAGGTTTTGAGTCGTTTTATGATTCAGATGTTGTAGAAGATTATGGAACGTCTGCTTATAAATTTTCTAAAAACTTGAGCAATACTTTCACCTTACTTTTTGATAAACCTACTTTCAAATTAGAAGCAGGAGTTCGTCATCAAATGATTAATTTAGGAACAGACAAAGAACTTCCAGCCATTGTTGGTGTCAGTATTCCTTTAGATAATAAAGAAAACAGATTTGGTGCAGTGGGGAATTTAGAAATCAAATTATGGGACAAGGTAGATTTAAAATCTAATGTAGAATATTCTAACGGAAGTACTTTTGGCAACTTTCTTCGTTCAGAAAACAACTTGAAATTAGAACCGATTAAAGATTATGTTTTAGATGCTCATGTAAATTTGCAAACCTCTAAACCGAGTTTTAATTATTTAATCAATCCATCTTTTTACCAAAATTTCAATTATAATTTTTTAGACGCTAAAAACGAAAGCACTTTAGAAATCGGAGGTAAAGTCAATCTAAAGTGGTTCCAAAGTTCAGTTTTTGCTAATTATTTTAGAATAGAAAATTACACGTACATTGGCGCTGATTATCAGTCTAAGCAAAGCGAGTCATCGCTCAACATTTCTCAAATTGGTGGCGAAGCTACTTTTTCTTATTGGAGACTTAATTTCAATACCAAATTACTTTTCCAATCGGCTTTGTCTGAGAAAAATCTTTACCCGATGCCTAGTTTTATCGGTAGATTAAATGCTTATTACCAAGCAAAAGCGTTCAAAGATGCTGCGGAAATTCAAACAGGAATAAAAGTGTATTATTTCTCTAAATTTAATTCCAGAGAATATTTCCCAGTACTCAATGAATTTGCAGTTTCTGCAAATACCGCTTCTATTGGTGGTCAACCTATTGCAGATGCTTATTTTAATATGAAGGTAAAAAGAATGCTTATTTATGCAGAAGCGCAGCATGTAAACACTACTTTTATGAAAAATAAATCATTCGCTGCTCCCAATTATCCTATTTATGATTTTCGATTGAATTTAGGAATTGTTTGGTATTTATTTCACTAA
- a CDS encoding IS3 family transposase (programmed frameshift) → MGKSKYSLDFKLKAIKRYHKGDIGTDDLGKRIGVCGSLVRKWIKFYELYGVSGLVRLSNTHYTKDFKLKILSVIEKENLSLKEASRRFNIPAESSILSWQRNYKKNGILGLENIPRGRPKTMSNYTRKKKKTGKPLTREEELLERIYYLEAENAILKKFRRLNSGKEKSKAIEELRQDFDLAVLLHCTSMARSSFYYYQKRFQMKDKYAEIKEMIKQIYHRHKGRLGYRRITLLLKEKGILINHKTVLRLMKILGLKSIIRVKKYKSYKGEQGKIAPNVLQRNFKSDTPNQKWATDVTEFNVSGNKLYLSPIIDLFNGEIVSFDLSERPVFSQIIRMLKKSFRKVKSTQNIILHSDQGWQYQMKHYQNLLKEKGIIQSMSRKGNCLDNAVIENFFGTIKSEMFYARKFGSIQELKMEIVKYIHYYNNDRIRLNLKGKSPVQYRTLSFENIV, encoded by the exons ATGGGGAAAAGTAAATATTCATTAGACTTTAAATTAAAAGCTATAAAGAGATATCACAAAGGGGATATTGGAACAGACGATTTAGGAAAACGCATTGGAGTTTGTGGTTCCTTGGTTCGTAAATGGATAAAATTTTATGAACTTTATGGAGTTTCAGGACTTGTTCGGCTTTCCAATACGCATTACACAAAAGATTTTAAATTAAAGATTTTATCAGTAATTGAGAAAGAGAATTTAAGTTTAAAAGAAGCGTCGAGAAGGTTTAATATTCCTGCGGAGTCCAGTATTCTTAGTTGGCAGCGTAATTACAAAAAAAATGGTATTTTAGGTTTAGAAAACATACCCAGAGGAAGACCTAAAACCATGAGTAATTACACGCGAAAAAAAAAGAAAACAGGCAAACCCTTAACAAGGGAGGAAGAACTGTTGGAGAGGATTTATTATTTAGAAGCCGAGAACGCCATTTTAAAAAAGT TTAGACGCCTTAATTCAGGAAAGGAAAAATCCAAAGCCATCGAAGAGTTAAGGCAGGACTTTGATTTAGCAGTACTACTGCATTGTACATCGATGGCAAGAAGCAGTTTTTATTACTATCAAAAACGCTTTCAAATGAAAGATAAATATGCGGAAATAAAAGAAATGATTAAGCAGATTTATCATCGTCACAAAGGAAGGTTGGGCTATAGAAGAATTACTTTGCTTTTGAAAGAAAAAGGAATTTTGATTAATCACAAAACTGTTTTACGACTTATGAAAATATTAGGTTTAAAGAGTATTATCCGAGTGAAGAAATATAAATCTTACAAGGGAGAGCAAGGGAAAATTGCGCCCAATGTTCTACAGAGGAATTTCAAATCGGACACTCCTAATCAGAAATGGGCAACCGATGTTACAGAGTTTAATGTATCGGGTAATAAACTTTATCTATCTCCAATCATCGATTTATTTAATGGTGAAATTGTCAGTTTTGACTTATCTGAAAGACCTGTGTTTAGCCAAATCATCAGAATGCTAAAGAAATCATTCAGAAAAGTAAAATCTACACAAAACATCATTCTACATTCTGATCAAGGTTGGCAATATCAAATGAAACATTACCAAAACTTGTTAAAAGAAAAAGGTATTATTCAAAGTATGTCCCGAAAAGGAAACTGTTTGGACAATGCGGTGATAGAAAACTTTTTTGGAACGATAAAATCAGAAATGTTTTATGCCAGAAAGTTTGGTTCCATTCAGGAACTTAAGATGGAAATAGTGAAGTACATTCACTATTACAACAATGATAGAATAAGACTCAATCTCAAAGGAAAGAGTCCGGTACAGTACCGAACTCTTTCCTTTGAAAATATTGTTTAA
- a CDS encoding RagB/SusD family nutrient uptake outer membrane protein, translated as MKNIIKISLISLITLSFFNSCRDAIDIVQDGEINNQQTFKSVTDLQKYLFGDVYTTMSNTGPVTVSAFLTDETGLGSANSTLTPGMHQFFLDPSDATSSSLWLSNYATINRVNRLLAAAELITPATSAEQITYNSVIAQARVIRAFAYFTLETYFSTDLKNDDALGVILTTKVPVNDEKLPRVKNSEIFALIDSDLSFADTNLVDNTNYFYISKNFINAFKARYYLYRGKHALAKQFATKVINESGLSLVGVNTLPTSTPGSSAWHVSLNSYASTSAIAKMYNDKERGEIIFALSRPTSGSWTNIGTIFNTNNSTLGGSPLYDMGRNLFNILDSTPGDIRRYIYVDPTSKIDANYATNPDYKNSDVLVIDKYPGKYQGTNPLRNDEKVFRLSEMYLILAECAVVENDFVTAAGYIKQIRDKRNYLGPVTLPTYTSAAQAYSDILLERRVELAFEGHRYIDLKRLGALANKSIDRHPTDDVSTVPTTLPVTDYRFTLPIPRNEVQGNPTITQNPGYK; from the coding sequence ATGAAAAATATAATCAAAATATCATTAATTTCTTTGATAACATTATCTTTTTTTAACTCATGTAGAGACGCAATTGATATAGTACAAGATGGAGAAATTAATAATCAACAGACTTTCAAAAGTGTTACTGATTTGCAAAAATATTTGTTCGGTGATGTTTATACAACTATGAGTAATACAGGACCAGTTACAGTTTCTGCTTTCCTTACAGACGAAACTGGTTTGGGATCGGCGAATTCTACTTTAACACCAGGGATGCATCAGTTTTTCTTAGATCCTTCGGATGCTACGTCTAGTAGCTTATGGCTGTCTAATTATGCAACTATTAATAGAGTAAACAGATTATTAGCTGCCGCTGAACTTATTACGCCAGCAACAAGTGCAGAACAAATTACATATAATTCTGTAATTGCCCAAGCTAGAGTTATTAGAGCTTTTGCCTATTTTACTTTAGAAACTTATTTCTCTACTGATTTGAAAAATGATGACGCATTAGGCGTTATATTAACTACAAAGGTACCAGTCAATGATGAAAAATTACCTAGAGTAAAAAACTCTGAAATTTTTGCTTTAATTGATAGTGATTTAAGTTTTGCTGATACTAACTTAGTAGATAATACTAATTATTTTTATATTTCAAAAAATTTCATTAATGCATTTAAAGCAAGATATTACCTTTACAGAGGAAAACATGCACTTGCAAAGCAATTCGCTACTAAAGTAATTAATGAGTCTGGATTAAGCTTAGTAGGTGTTAATACTTTACCAACCTCTACACCAGGATCTTCTGCATGGCATGTCAGCTTGAATTCTTATGCATCTACAAGCGCTATTGCAAAAATGTATAATGATAAAGAAAGAGGAGAAATTATTTTTGCTTTAAGTAGACCAACTTCAGGTTCATGGACTAACATTGGAACTATTTTTAATACCAATAATTCAACTCTGGGAGGTAGTCCTCTTTATGATATGGGAAGAAACTTATTTAATATTTTAGATTCAACCCCTGGAGATATTAGAAGATATATATATGTAGATCCTACATCTAAAATTGACGCTAATTATGCTACAAATCCTGACTATAAAAATTCAGATGTTTTGGTTATTGATAAATATCCAGGTAAATATCAAGGAACTAACCCATTAAGAAATGATGAAAAAGTTTTCAGACTCTCTGAAATGTACTTAATTCTTGCAGAATGTGCTGTAGTTGAAAATGACTTTGTAACAGCAGCAGGATACATTAAGCAGATTAGAGACAAGAGAAATTATTTAGGTCCTGTGACTTTGCCTACATATACTTCTGCTGCTCAGGCATATTCTGATATATTGCTTGAGAGAAGAGTAGAGTTAGCTTTTGAAGGTCATAGATATATTGATTTAAAGAGATTAGGAGCTTTGGCCAATAAATCTATTGATAGACATCCTACGGATGATGTATCTACTGTACCTACAACTTTACCAGTTACTGATTACAGGTTTACACTACCAATTCCTAGAAATGAGGTACAAGGTAATCCAACTATTACTCAAAATCCTGGTTATAAATAA
- a CDS encoding SusC/RagA family TonB-linked outer membrane protein has product MNVKLKVLTVGALFFIGGQTVMAQKKKDSLGEKKIDEVVILGYNKSSTKPKDVSANTTITADVLDSRPNVSFLNSIQGSAPGVTIASNSGSPGSARIDVIIRGISSINASTEPLVVIDGVPTNANQFRNLNPEDIESVSILRDAAATSIYGNRGANGVLVVKTKQAKFGSGFRFTYSGTTGVSFMPDNRYNIADARELLTIQKRRNVLLGRTLTDAQIADYPIDTNWKDVFFNADLTQQHNLTISSGGENLSNYTSLGYFQQGGLVPNTNFQRFTLRNNINAKSSNNKLTFNAQVGLAFSKRNQLNQETNSGINGNTVQNPLLGSLMALPYLEANRFKNPGDLFNTIGTNSGGVGNFVYILEDVLKTGHIPNRIFDTNIFTSTTTTYKITDDLSLTNRSGMDFKNTDQWNARAPWSYLAQVVAASNSTQYGGFETISNSKEFNFNSVTSANYSKTFGDHQIDLGAYLEYTKVHYLFSSRTQNGLNPLNWALGAGTGYVPYNAADPNKYVPSVSAQKVNAGALAFFGTLDYDYKSKYGFGAVLRRDASYRFAENNKWATFWSVAGRWNIDKENFMEGSVFNLLKLRASYGTQGNANVVAPAAGSNAMLLGTQIVRDLNTVNNGYDNNVGYAVSSIGNLSLQWEEVTQANIGLDFKVFSNKLEGNVDVYRKQTDKLYNDIKSSAITSFYDYRGNLGGLKNEGVEVALRYNIANTKDLRFSLFVNGAYNKNTLTDLAVPVLTGSLINEVGGTLNQWNLVRYVGVNPANGNEQFLDANGNLTENPVDADRVKTGKNYFPKYTGGFGLNSEYKGFFLDAIFAFQADLWRIDNQMIWAYNPAYMASGFNVSADLLNAWTPTNTITDIPALTAPLRSSTSDRFLYDASFLRFKTLSFGYSVPKELLKGNFVKSLKVYVQGENLAVWTKWKGFDPEGLGTFPLSVYPNPRTVSIGTNIEF; this is encoded by the coding sequence ATGAATGTAAAATTAAAAGTTTTAACAGTTGGTGCTCTATTTTTTATAGGAGGACAAACTGTTATGGCGCAAAAGAAAAAAGATTCTTTAGGAGAAAAAAAGATTGACGAAGTTGTAATATTAGGTTATAACAAAAGTTCAACTAAACCTAAGGATGTATCTGCGAATACTACGATCACTGCGGATGTATTAGATAGTCGTCCAAATGTTTCGTTTCTCAATTCCATTCAAGGTTCTGCTCCTGGTGTAACAATTGCATCTAACTCTGGCTCTCCAGGTAGTGCAAGGATTGATGTTATTATTAGAGGTATTTCTTCTATTAATGCAAGTACAGAGCCGTTAGTAGTAATTGATGGGGTTCCTACTAACGCAAATCAATTTCGAAACTTAAATCCTGAAGACATAGAATCTGTTTCTATTTTGAGGGATGCTGCTGCAACATCTATCTATGGTAACAGAGGCGCAAATGGAGTTTTGGTTGTAAAAACAAAACAAGCCAAATTCGGTTCAGGGTTTAGATTTACTTATTCGGGAACTACAGGGGTAAGCTTCATGCCAGATAATAGATACAACATTGCGGATGCTAGAGAGTTGCTGACAATTCAAAAGAGAAGAAATGTTTTGTTAGGTAGGACTTTAACAGATGCTCAAATTGCAGACTATCCAATAGATACTAATTGGAAAGATGTTTTTTTTAATGCGGACCTTACTCAGCAGCATAATCTTACAATTTCCAGTGGTGGAGAAAATTTGAGCAATTATACTTCATTAGGTTATTTCCAGCAAGGAGGCTTAGTTCCAAATACAAATTTTCAAAGATTTACTTTGAGAAATAATATTAATGCAAAGTCTTCTAATAATAAGTTAACTTTTAATGCACAAGTAGGATTAGCTTTTTCTAAAAGAAATCAATTAAATCAAGAAACTAATTCTGGAATTAATGGTAACACAGTTCAGAATCCATTATTAGGTTCTTTGATGGCACTTCCTTATTTAGAGGCAAATAGATTCAAGAACCCAGGAGATTTATTTAATACTATTGGAACAAATTCTGGAGGCGTAGGTAACTTTGTTTATATTTTAGAAGATGTTTTAAAAACAGGGCATATTCCAAACAGAATTTTTGATACAAATATATTTACAAGTACAACTACTACTTACAAAATTACAGACGATCTTTCTTTAACAAATAGATCGGGTATGGATTTTAAGAATACAGATCAATGGAACGCTAGAGCACCTTGGTCTTATTTAGCGCAAGTAGTAGCTGCTAGTAATTCTACTCAATATGGTGGTTTTGAAACTATAAGTAATAGTAAAGAGTTTAACTTTAATTCTGTAACAAGTGCTAACTATTCTAAAACATTTGGAGATCACCAAATAGATTTAGGGGCTTATTTAGAATATACAAAGGTTCATTATCTATTCTCTTCTAGAACCCAAAATGGGTTAAATCCACTTAACTGGGCTTTAGGTGCGGGTACGGGATATGTCCCTTATAATGCAGCTGATCCAAATAAATATGTTCCTTCTGTATCAGCTCAAAAAGTTAATGCAGGAGCTTTAGCTTTCTTCGGAACTTTAGATTATGATTATAAATCTAAATATGGTTTTGGTGCGGTTTTGAGAAGAGATGCAAGTTATAGATTTGCAGAGAATAATAAATGGGCAACATTCTGGTCAGTAGCTGGTAGATGGAATATAGATAAAGAAAATTTCATGGAAGGTTCTGTTTTTAATTTATTAAAACTAAGAGCCTCTTATGGTACTCAAGGAAATGCTAACGTAGTTGCACCTGCAGCTGGTTCAAATGCTATGCTATTAGGAACCCAAATTGTTAGAGATCTTAATACTGTTAATAATGGGTATGATAATAATGTAGGATATGCTGTTTCAAGTATTGGAAACCTTTCACTTCAGTGGGAAGAGGTAACACAGGCAAATATTGGTCTTGATTTTAAAGTTTTTTCTAATAAATTAGAAGGTAACGTAGATGTGTATAGAAAGCAAACAGATAAGCTTTATAACGACATTAAATCTTCTGCAATTACAAGTTTCTATGATTATAGAGGTAATTTAGGAGGATTGAAAAATGAAGGTGTAGAAGTTGCTCTAAGATATAACATAGCAAATACAAAAGATTTAAGATTTAGTTTATTTGTAAATGGGGCTTATAATAAAAATACCCTTACTGACTTAGCTGTTCCAGTATTAACTGGGTCATTGATTAATGAAGTTGGAGGTACTCTTAACCAATGGAATTTAGTGAGATATGTAGGTGTAAATCCGGCAAATGGTAATGAACAATTCTTAGATGCAAATGGAAACCTTACTGAAAATCCAGTTGATGCGGATAGAGTTAAAACGGGTAAAAACTATTTCCCTAAATATACAGGAGGATTTGGATTAAATTCTGAATATAAAGGATTTTTCTTAGATGCGATTTTCGCATTCCAAGCTGATTTATGGAGAATTGACAATCAGATGATTTGGGCATATAACCCAGCATATATGGCAAGTGGCTTTAATGTTTCTGCAGATTTACTAAACGCATGGACTCCTACTAATACTATTACGGATATTCCTGCATTAACAGCTCCTTTAAGATCTTCTACTTCAGATAGATTTTTATATGATGCTTCTTTCCTAAGATTTAAGACTCTATCATTTGGATATTCTGTTCCTAAAGAGTTATTAAAAGGAAATTTTGTTAAATCACTTAAAGTGTATGTTCAAGGAGAAAATCTTGCAGTTTGGACTAAATGGAAAGGATTCGATCCCGAAGGTTTAGGTACTTTCCCTTTGAGTGTTTATCCTAACCCTAGGACAGTATCTATAGGAACAAATATTGAATTCTAA